ACCGATCCCTTTTCGAACGAGCGCGCGGCCCGGACCCGGGCCATCGTCGCCTGGCTGCTGGTCGGCGCGGCGGTGTCGGGCACGATTGACCTCGTCACGGATTCGCCCGGGCTCTGGCGGGGCAGCCACGCGTACGTCGAGCTTTCGTTCATCGTGTTCGTGGCGGTCGCGGCGGTCCTGCTCCTGCGCGGCTGGCTCAGCACCGAGCGCTCGCTCGCCGGCGTCCGCGCGGCACTCGCCACCCGCAAGGCCGAGCGCGACCGCTGGCAGGCAGTCGCGCAGAACGCGCTGCGCGGCCTCGGCGAGGCGATGGACCGCCAGTTCGACGACTGGGCGCTGACGCCCGCCGAGAAGGAGACGGCGATGTTTCTGCTCAAGGGCTACAGCCACAAGGAGACGGCCGGCCTGACGAAGAGGAGCGAGCGCACGGTGCGCCAGCACGCGGTGAGCGTTTACCGCAAGTCGGGCCTTTCCGGCCGCGCCGAGCTGGCGGCTTTCTTCTTCGAGGACATGCTGCTGCCTTCGGGCGGCGGCGAAGCTCCCGGCGCCGGCCCCGCCTCACGCGAGTCGTAGCGAGGTCCTGCGGCGTCGTGCGCCGCGTCCGTCGCCACCGGGCCGCTAGTCGAGCGAGCGGGCGGCCGCGTCCGGCTCGCCGCGTGCGACGACGACCGCCGCGGCGAGGTCTCCGGTCACGTTGAGCGTGGTGCGGCACATGTCGAGGAAGCGATCCACGCCGAGGATCATGCCGATGCCCTCGGCGGGAATGCCGACCATGCCGAGGATCATGACCACGACCGGGATCGAGCCGGCGGGAACGCCCGCCGTGCCGATGCCGCCGAGCACGCAGATGAACACCACGCTCACCTGCTGCGCGAGCGTCAGCGGCACGCCGTAGAACTGCGCCAGGAACAGCACCGTCATGCCCTCGAAGAGCGCGGTGCCGTTCTGGTTCGCGGTCGAGCCGAGCGTCAGCACGAAGCGGCTCACGTGGCGCGGCAACCTCAGGTTCTCCTCGGCCACGAGCAGGGCCGTCGGCAGCGTGGCGTTGCTCGAAGCGGTCGAGAACGCGGTCACCATGGCGGGTCGTATGGCCAGGAAGAACTGCCGCGGGCTTCGCCCGCCGAGCCACGCCACCAGCGCCGGGTAGACGACGAACTGATGGACCGAAAGCGCGAGCACGACCGCGAACACGTAGGCGCCGAGCTGCCACAGCACCCCGAGCCCGAGCCGGGCGGTGAGCGTGAACATGAGGCAGGCGACGCCCAGCGGCGCGACCTCGAGCACCAGCCCGAGCAGCCGCATGACGACGTCGTAGAGCCCCTGCAGCGTGTCCTCGAACCTGCGCGCCGCGTCGCCGCGGGTCATCGCGAGGCCGATGCCGAGAAGCAGCGCGAAGACCATGACCGCGAGCATGTCGCCGTCGGCCATCGCCCGGATCGGGTTGTTCGGGAACAGCCCGACGAGGAAATCCACCCCGGTCGCGCCCGCGGCGGGCGCGGGCGGCGGCGCACCGCTCGCCAGCGCCGAGAGCCGCTCGCGCAGCCCGGGCGAAAGTCCCGCGCCCGGGCGTACGAGGTTGATGGTCGCGACCCCGATCAGCACCGCGATGAGCGAGACCACGACCGTGTAGGCGAAGGTCTTGAGCCCGATGCGGCCGAGGTTGCGCAGGTCGCCGAGCCCCGCGACGCCCAGCGCGAGCGCCGAAACGATGAGCGGTAGGACGAGCATGAACAGCAGCCGCAGGAAGATCCTGCCGCCCGGCTCGGAGACGAGCCTCACGAACCGCTCGAGGGCGACGCTGTCGTGCCAGAGCAGGTGCGCGCCCGCTCCGAGCAATAGCCCGGCCGCCAGGCCGATCAGCATGCGCGCCGACAGCCCGCGTCGCACGCCGTTCAGGCCTTCACCGGCAGGAGCGCGGCGCGCTCCGCCGCCGACATCGGTTTCGCGGCGCGGATCAGGTCGCGCGCCCACTCGAGCCGGTCGGGCACGTTGCACAGCAGCACGCCCCGCACGACGTCGTCCCGCAGGTAGAAGATCACGCCCTCGCGTCCCGGCTCGGGCCACACCTCATCGCTGTCGAGGCGCGAGCTGAGCTCGCCGACACCCTCGAAGCGCAGCGATCCGATCTGGAACCCCTTGAGCGGCAGGTGGTCGTAGGTCCGGTCCGCGCCCGCCATGTTCTCGCCGACGAGCCGGCCGTGCTGCCCGGCGTGGTCGGCGCCCTCGACCCGCATGAGCTGCCCGAGCGCGAGGTAGGGAAACTCGGCGACGTCCCCCGCCGCCCACGTGTGCGGCTTCGAAGCGCGACCGTGCTCGTCCACGACGATGCCGTCGTCGGTGTCGAGCCCGGCCGCGTCGGCGAGCTCCACCTGCGCTTCGCTGCCCTGGTCCACGACCACGAGCTGCGTCGTGAGGTCGTTGCCGCCGTACGTGCGCGCCTGCACGAACCCGTGCGCTTCGTGGATCCGGACCAGGGTCTCGCCCGAGACGATCTCGACCCCCATGTCGCGCAGCACTTCCACGAGCCCGGTGCCGAGCGAGCGCGGCAGCTGCCGGTAAAGCGGCCACTCCTCGGGGAACACGAGCGTGACCTGCAGTCCGCGCGCCCGCAGCGTCCCCGCGAGCTCGACCGCCACGAATCCCCCGCCCACCACGGTCGCGTGTTGCAGCTGCTCGATCCGGCGCTGCAGGTCGAGGAAGTCCTCGAGGTCCCGGTAGTAACGAACGCTGGGCGATTCGGCCGCGCCCTCGGCGTGCAGGCGTCTGGGCCGGCAGCCCGTCGCGAACAGCAGTTCGTCGAATCCGACGCTCTCGCCACGCTCGTCCCACAGCACCCGCGAGTCGGGGTCGAGCTCGACGACTTCGCGCCGCAGGCGGACCTCGACCTGCATCTCGTCGTAGTAGGAGTCGGGGTGCACCGCCAGCGCGCCGAGATCGAAGCCCGGCGTCCAGGCGTCCTTCGAGAGGGGCGAGCGCCGGTACGGCAGGTGATTCTCGCGCGAGAACAGCAGGATGCCGCCCTCGCGGTCGCGCGAGCGAATGCCCTCGATGGCCGATGCGGCGGCGAGTCCGCCGCCGACGATGACGTAGCGGTATTGCATGGGGTCCCTTCGGGTCGTGCGGAGGTGTCGGGCGGGGAGTCTAGACTGGCCGCTCCTCGTGCCGCCAGCGGGAGCGACTCGCGCTCCGTCAGACCGCCGCGCCGGGGTCCTCGGCCGTCGCCGTCGCGGCATGCCCGTGCAGCTCCGTCGCGAGGCCGCGCTTCCAGGTGCCACGCGCGGCCCACATCAGAATGGCCCCGGTGCGCACGACGCAGGTGAGGGTGATGAGCCAGGCGATGGACTGCAGCCCGCCGCCGGTCCAGCGCGGCACGAGCATCGCGAGCGGAATGCGGGCGAGCGAGACGATCGTGTAGATCCACGAAACGGCGAGCGTGTGGCCCGAACCCATCACCGCCTCGGCCGTGACGATCTCGAGCCCTGTCGCGACCAGCGTGAGCGCGATGACGCGCATGTAGGGCGTACCGAGCGCGAGCACCTGCGGATCCCGCGTGAACATCGCGAGGAACAGGCGCGGCCAGATCAGGTAGAGCGCGGTCAGCGCGAGCGAAAAGAGCAGCGCCCAGCGCTGACCGGTGCGAATCGTCTCCTCGGCGCGCGCCGACGCTCCGGCGCCGAGCGACTGGCCGACCATCGTCGCAGCGGCGAAACCGATCGCCGCCGAGACGACGAACTGGATCGCCTCGACACGGTTGACGATGCCGACGACCGCGACCGCCGCCGGGCCCCACTGGGAGGCCGCGCGGGTGAACGCGATGTAGACGAGCGAGAAGAGCAGGCCGATGCTCGCCGCGGGCAGCCCCACCTTCGCCATGCCGAGCACGCGCAGCGGCGGGCCCTCCGCCGAGCGCGCGAGCGGCAGCGACGGGTGCCTTCGCAGCGCGAACGTCGCGTAGCAGCCGAGCATGACGGCCTGCGCCGCCACCGTGGCGGTCGCGGCGCCGGCCACGCCCATGCGCGGGAACGGTCCCAGCCCGTAGATGAGGACCGGCGCCAGCAGCGCGTTGAGCGTCACCGCGAACAGGTCCACGAGGAAGGGCGTGCGAGTGTCGCCGCAGGCGCGCAGCACGCTCTCGCACGACAACGACATCATGATGAGCGGCGTGCCGAGCAGCACGATGCGCAGGTAGGACGCGCCGGCCTCGACCACGCCCGGGTCGGTCGTGACGAGCGAGTAGATCGGCCGCGCGAAGAAGAGCCCCGCGACCACGCCCGCGAGGCCCATGGCCGCCGAGGCGCGCAGCCCCTTCCAGGCCGCGAGGCCGGCGCGCCGGCGCTCCCCCGCACCGACCAGCTGGCTCACGTACGCGCCGATGCCGAAGCCGAAGACGTCGTACAGCGAGAGCACCGCCCACATCACGAACACCGAGGTCGTGATGGCGGCCGTCGCGTCCACGCCGAGTCCCCGCACCCACAGCGCGTCCACCCACTGGAACGCGAGTCGCAGGACCTGCGAGGCGAGGATGGGCAGCGCGAGCCGGAACAGCGCCCGCGGCACCGGCAGGCGCAGTGAGTCGGGCCCCGCGTCCGGACCGCTCAAGCCGGCCGGACCTCGCGCGAGCGCTGCAGCCCGGCGATGCGGACCGCGAAGTCGCCGGAGTTCAGATCGAGCAGGGCGTGCACGAGCATCGCGGGCCAGATCGCGCCCGAGATCCACATCACTCCGGTCAGGAACACGCCGACCGCGAAGGTCTGCAGCACGCCGCGGGCGCCCTGGTAGGCATGCGCGATCCCGAAGAGCGCCGCCTGCGCGAGCGCCGCCTGCCACCAGGCCGGCAGGAACTGCGCGAAGAGCCACAGCAGGAAGCCGCGGAAGAGCAGTTCCTCGCAGACGCCGGCGGTGAGGCAGAGAGCGACGAAACCCGGCCACTCGGCGCGCGAGGCCGGCATCAATCGTTTCACGGGCGCGAGCCGTTCCGAGAGGCGCGCGGCCACTTCCGGCGACGAGGCGAGGCCGCGGCGCTGCGCGCCGAACAGGACGGCCATGACGGCCACGCCGAGCAGCACTCCCGCCGCGCCCCAGCCCAGCGCCGGCGAGAGCGACAGCGAGTCGAGCGGGCGGCGCGTCACCAGCCACTGCAGGATCACCGCCGCCGAGAGCAGCCACTGGGTCGTGATCGCGCGCAGCCAGAGTCGCGGGCGCAGGCGTGCGGCCTCGTCTTCGCTCGCCGCGCGCAGGCGCCGCATGGCCAGCCAGGCGCGCAGCGGCAGCCCGAGGGCGAGGAGGACGAGCAGCAGCCAGTCGATCGGGTTCGGCGCGTGGGTGGTCACGTGGGGTGCGGCCTCGTGCGGGTTCGGCGGTGATCGGTCGGGGCCTTGGGCCGAGTCTGCGTCGGGTTCACGTTCGCCTCCGGGCGGTCACGCTCCCCGGTTCGCGTCCGACGTGCAGTCCATTCGCAGGGCCGCGGGTCGCGCGCAGACTAGCGCGAAGGCGTCCAGACTCGCCACGGCGGCGAACGCCCGCGCCGCAGCCACGCGCCGCTTCGCCCGGCGCGAGCACGCCCGCGCGCCGCTCGACACCGGCGTCGCGCGCGCTGCCGGGCGGGCGGCGGAACCTGCGGTATGCTGCAGCGCACTCACCGAACCGTGACCCGCGAACCCCGAGGCCCCCATGCGTAGCTCCACCCTACTCCTGCCGCTGCTCGCGGTCGCCACGCTCGCCGCCGCGTCGATCGCGGGCGCCCAGGCGCTCCGGCTCGGCGAGTCTCGTCCGCTCGAGACCTCACTCGGCGATCCCGCCATCCCGGCGGCACGCGACGTCTGGGTCGAGATGATCCGCGGCGCGAAACGCACGCTCGACCTCGAGCACTTCTACCTCTCCCATCGTCCGGGCGAGGCGTTGCAGCCGGTGCTCGACGAGATCGGCCGCGCGGCCGCGCGCGGCGTCCGGGTGCGGTTGCTGCTCGACGCCTCGATGTATCGCACCTACCCGATGCCGGCGGACTCGCTCGCCAGGCTCGCGAACGTGCAGTTCCGCCGCGTGGACTACCGCCGGCTCGCGGGGGGAGTCCAGCACGCCAAGTTCATGATCGTGGACGGCGGCGACCTTTGGCTCGGCAGCCAGAACCTCGACTGGCGCGCGCTCTCGCAGATCCACGAGCTGGGGGTGCGGGCCACAGATCCGGTGCTCGCGGCCGCGGCAGGCGCGGTCTTCGAGAGTGACTGGGGCGCCGCCGACACGACCGTCGCCTTCCACCCCGCCGCGTACGCCGGCCCGGCGTGGCCGCGGCGGGTCGTTCAGGCTCCGGGCGACACCGCGGAAGTGTGGTTCGGCGCGAGCCCGCGCGCCACCACCCCGGCCGGCATTCCGTGGGACCGCGACCTCATCGCGCAGCGCATCGCCGCCGCGCGGCGCGAGGTGGACGTTCAGGTCATGCAGTACGGCGTCGGCTCGCGCGGCCGCGTGGACTCGACGCTGCACCACGCCCTGCTCGCCGCCGCCGCGCGGGGCGTCAGGGTCCGGCTCATCGCCGCCGACTGGACGCTCGGCGGGGGCAACGAGGGCGCGCTTCGCGATCTCGCGGCGCACGCCAACGTCGAGGTGAAGATCTCGCGCGTTCCCGAGTGGAGCGGCGGCTACATCCCGTTCGCGCGCGTCGAGCACTGCAAGTACATGAGCGTGGACGGCGAGTGGCTGTGGGTCGGCACCAGCAATTGGGAGCCGAGCTACTTCCTGACGACGCGCAATGTGGGACTGACGATCCGCAACGCGAAGCTGGCGGCGCAGGGCCTCGAGATCTTCGAGGCGAGCTGGAACGCGCCGACCGCGGCCGTGTGGAAGCCGGACACGAAGCTGCCGCAGCGCGCGCACGGCATGGAGGCTCCCGCGGGCATGAAGGTGTACGGGGAATAGAGCCGGGGCTTCCCGCCGCCGCGCCCCGGCGTCGGGACCGCCGCGGACCCGGCGGTCGCCCGTCGTGGACGCGTTGCGCGGTCAACCCTTCGCGGAACGCTCCCGCAGCGCGACGCAACAGCATCCCTCGCGCGGGGCGAGCCTCGCCTCCACACCGGGCAGGCCGAGTCCCGAGAGCAGCCCTTCGATCAGGGCCAGGTTCATGCCGCAGATGAGCTCACGACGGTCCGCGCTGAGCGAATCGAACGGGCAATTGCCGAGAACGACCTCGCCATCGGGCGTCGTGCGCGGCTCGAATCCGCAGACACGCAGGACGCGGCTCGCGCGGGTCAGCGCGGGCCCGGGCTTTCCGCCCTCGGAGCTGTCCGCGGCGAGCCTGGCGCCCCACTCCCGTGCCGCGCGCACGAGCGACTCCCGCCGATCATCGGCCGGAGATGCCGCCAGCGCCTGCGCGAGGATGTGCGCGGCGAGCTCGTAGCGCCGCTGCGGCACGCTGAGGTCGAACTGGCCCTCGGCGCGGCGGTAGAGCTTCGACGGCCGGCCGGCGCCGGGTCCCGCGCGACCGGACAGCCTCCGAAACGAAGCGCGCAGCAGGTCCGCTTCGACCAGCTTGTCGAGGTGAAACGCCACCAGACCACGCGAGGCCCCGATGGCGCGTGCCGCCTCGTCCCTCCCGACCTCCCGGCCGAGCCGGACGACATACAGGTAGAGCCGGCGGCGGACCGGCTCGTCGAGGGCCGCCAGACTCTGGAGTTGTTTGGCGAAGTGCTTGGTATCCATGGATTCCGACCCGTTCGAGGAATCGGTGCAGTGGCCCGGGAAAACTACCCGAATCGCGGCTCATCTCTAAACATCCGATACATTGGTTTTAGACGCGATCCCAACTCAACCCAGGAGGGTGCCATGGTGGAAAGAAATGAAGGCCGAATGAGCTTCAGCGGTGCGCGACGGGTGCTGGTGACGCTCGCGCTGGGTGCGGCAATGAGCATCGCGCCGTCGGCACGCGCTGAGAGTCCTGCGTCTTCGGCAGCGAACACCGCCAAACTCAGCGATGCCAACATCGCGGCGATCGTGCTGGCTGCCAACACCATCGACGTCAAGAACGGGGAACTGGCGATCGCCCGGACGCGGAACAAGTCCGTGAAGGAGTTCGCCCAGTTGATGGTGACCGATCACACTTCGGTCAACGCCAAGGCGACCGCCCTGGCCACCCGGTTGAAGCTCGTCCCGCAGCCGAATCAGGCCAGCCGTTCCCTGATCGCGAGCACGGACTCGACCCGCAACGCGATGCGCAAGCTCTCCCGATCGGCGTTCGACCGCGCGTACGTGAACAACGAAGTGGCCTACCATCAGGCCGTTCTCGACATGCTGGACAAGACGATCGTGCCCGCCGTCGAGAACCAGGAACTCAAGGATCTGCTCGTCGCCGTCCGCCCGGCGTTCGTCGCCCATCTCGAGCACGCCAAGATGATCCAGGCGTCGCTGTCGTCGAAGTGAAGCGCGCGGCGAACTCGAGCCGCGCCGCAGGTCATGGAAGTCCGGCCCGCCGGCGAGCGAGACTCGCCGGCGGAACCGCCATGGCCCTCGGCGCCGCGATCGTCCTGGCTGCGGGCTGCGGTCCTTCGCCCCACCGCGCTCCGGTTTCGTATCGCGTGGACATCAGGGCCATGAAGTACGAACCCGCGGTCGTGCGTGCCGCCCGGGGCGACACCGTGCGATGGACCAACGGGGACCTCGTTCCGCACACGGTCACCTCGTCCACCCGGGCGTTCGATTCCGGGAGTCTCGCGCCCGATTCCTCGTGGACGCTGGTGATCGGTCAGGACGGCGCCCTGAGCTACTCGTGCCAGTTCCATCCGGCGATGCGGGGCAGCCTCGTGGTCGCCCCCTGAGAGGGGCGACCCGGCAAGGCCCCGGTCGTCTCCGCGGTCAGCCCGTCAGCCCGTATCGCTCGCGCAGCAGCTTCACGTGGTGCGCTTCGTGGCCCGCGATGATCGCCGCGAGTCCCCGGACGCTGACGAGAGCGTCGTTGGCGCGGCCACGGCGCGCGAGCGCCGCTTCGTCGAGGCTGCGCACGAGCGCCAGCGTGGCCGCTCGGACGGCGGCCAGTTCCGCGGCCAGGTCGGCGAGCGCGCGGCGGTCGAAGGTCGTGAACGGCATCCACGCGTTCTCGTCGAAGCCGGGCAGGCTCGTCTGGTCTCCGCGCGCGAAGCTCAGGATGCGATAGGCGAACACGCGTTCGCAGTCGGCGAGGTGGCCGATCACCTCCTTCACGCTCCACTTCCCTTCGCCGTAGCGGAATCCGCCCTTCGTCTCGGGCGTGGACGCGAGCAGCGCGGCCGTCGTACGCGCCTGCGACTCCAGCGCGGCGAGCACGTCGGGGCCGACGAGCGCGACGTACCTGCCGTAGTAGGGCGCGTACTCGTCCGCGGCGGGCAGTGCGATGGGGTTCATGCGGGTGTCTCTCCTCGCGTCGGTCGGTGAGTGCCGGGCCGCGCGGCCGCGGCGCATCGGCGTGGATCAGGGCATCGGCGCGACCCGCAGCCGGTCTTCGGAGCCGCGCACGAGCAGGTCGGGATCGTACATGGCCCCGGCCGAAGTCGGCAGCGCGGTGAAGGCGCCTTCGATCTCGGGCCGGAGCAGGTACTCGATCACCGTGTCGCCCGGCTCGAGCGAGCCGACGAAGAACACCGCGCGGTCGTCCCGGGCTTCCGCCCAGGTGCCGTACGGCCGGTCGGCGCCGGCGGGCAGGACGTCGTCGATTTCGAAGCCGGCCGGCTTGGGATCCTCGACGATCAGCCACGAGAGTCGCTTCGGGGCCGAGAGCGTCAGGCGCACCAGGACCGCGTCGCCGACACGCAGCGGCTCCGCCGTGTCGAACGGCGCGACGAGCCAGCGCGGGCGGCCGCGGCGGTCGGCGGTGCGGGTCGCACGCAGGAACTCGCGCCGGACCGCGAGGCGCGGGTCCTTCGCGGCCGGGCCCGGGCTCGGCACGTTCGCGAGAGCGCTCCACGCCCAGTGCAGGGCGCCTTCGCCCGTGCGCGTGACGACCAGGGTGTTCGGGCCGGGCTCGAGCCTGCCGCCCGGAATACGGACGGTGACGCCGGCACCGAAGCCGCGACCGCCATCGAAAGGCCCGTCGTGCACGACCTCGCCGTTCCAGCTCGCGCGCGCGGCCGCGGCGCTGGCGACCTCGCCGGGGCGCGCGACGAGGTAGTCGGCCAGCGCGATTGCCGCGACGCCGCTCACCCGCGTGCTCTTCCAACCGCGGCCGGTGCGGCGGGCCGCCAGCCAGCGCACGAGTTCGGGCGCTCGCGCGTCGTCCGGGCCGATCGCCGACAGGGCCGAGAGCGCGTAGCCGGTGTTCTCCACCGGGTCGCCGAACCAGGCGTCGGGATCGTCGGGCGGCAGAGAAAGCCCGTTGCCGTCCGGGGAGGCGCGCTGCATCAGGCTCGCGAGCAGCGTCCTCGCCTCGCCGGCCATGCCGAGCCGGGAGCACGCGAGCGCCGCGCAGCCGAGGCCGGCGGTGCCGAGTCGGTCCCGCTGCTCGTATGTCGAGCGCGCCAGCGTCACGACCAGCTCCCGCTGATCCTTCCAGTCCGACGCCTCGGGCAGCAGCAGCATCGTCGAGAGGTGCATCGCCACGTACGCCTCGCCGTCCACCTCGCGGACGTCGGCCAGCACTCGGCCGAGCGCCCAGAAGGTCTGCTGGATCTCGGCCAGGCAGCGGTCGCGGCGCACGCCGGCGAGCGCCGAGCGCGCGAAGGCGTCGAGCGCCAGCGCGGTCAGGTAGGCGTCGCTGTCGTCACCGCGCCACCAGCCCCACGCGCCGTCCTCATGGCGCAGCGAGGCGAGGTGGTCGAGGAACGGCGTCAGCCGCCTGCCGGGATCGTCCCAGCCCGGCGCGGCCACGCCCGCCTTCTTCGCGGCCGCGAGCAGGGCCGTCGCCGGCAGGATCGCGTTCGCGGTCTGCTCGGTGCAGCCGTACGGATACGCGACTAGGTACTCGGCCGCCGCCAGCGCCATCGCCGCCGGTGAAGGCGAAAGTTCGAGCGTGAGCGAACTGCCGCTCTTCACGAGGTTGGCCGGCATCGTCACGGTCACCGACTGCGACGCGCCCTTCACCGCCCCTGCTCCGTGCGGGTGCAGCGCCACGGCGCGGGGTGCGACCGGCACCGTCAGCTCGATCGCATCGGCGTCGGTCTTCGCCTTGACCCGGAACAGGAACTTCGCGCTCGCGTCGCCGCCGTCGCGCGGACTGTCGGCCGCGACGGTGACGCTCCAGCGGCCGCGGGACTCGCCGCCGCGGGCCATGCTCGTCGTCGCGCTTCCCGGTCCGACCAGCTTCGCCGCTCCCGAAACCTCGAGCCGCTCGCTTACGCCGGTCTGCGGCGTGCGGCCGCGGTTGGCGACCACCGAGACCAGCGTCGCCTCGTCGCCCGCGGTGAACGCGCGCGGCACCGAGAGGCGAGCGACGACGTCCTTGCTGACGAGCGTCTTCGCGATCGCGGCACCGACGAGCGTCGCGTCGGTGGCGCCGCGCGCGGTCGCACGCCAGGTGGTGAGGTTGTCGGGCCAGTTCAGCGTCACGCTCGCGCGGCCGTCGGCGCCGGTGCGCACCACGGGCGCCCACAGCGCGACGTCGCGAAAGTCGCGGCGGACTTCGCCATGGTCGCCCTTGTCGGCGCCGCCGTAATAGAGCGTCGGGAAGCTCACGACGGTCGTGACCCAATTGGGCCGGCGGCCGTAGAAGACGTCGTGCGGGTTCGGCGTCCGGTCGGCGCGCAGCGAGTAGAGCGCCTCGTCCACGACGCCCACGGCGACCTCGGCAGGCACCGGCCGGCCGGATCCGTCCTTCGTCTCGATGCCGATGGTCGCCGCCTCGCGCGGGCGGTACTGCGCGCGGTCGGGCGTCAGCGTGATCGCGAGGTCGTGCCGCGCGGCGTTGACGCTCAGTTCTACGACGCGCGAGTGCACTTCGCGGCCCCGCCGCACGTGCAGGGCGACGAACACGTTGGGCGCGTACTCCGCGCGCAGCGGCACGCGCACGAGGCCGCTGTTGCCGAACAGATGCTGGACGCGCAGCTCGTGGATCTCGCGGCCCTCGACGCTGACCAGCACGGCGGCGTCCTTGACGTCGGTGTTGACGAGCAGCCGGGCCGTGTCGCCCGGCGCGTAGCTCGAGCGGTCCGCGAGCACCTCGAGCGCGGGGTAGCGGTACGGATACGACCAGACCTTGTCGTCGAACCACCAGAAGGTCGCCTCGTCGCCGAGCGTGTTTCCGCGCTCGTCGCGCGCCCTGGCGCGCACGGTGAAGTAGCCCGACCGGGCCCGGCCGGGAGCGAGGGTGACACGGGCCGTGCCCTCGACCGAGCTGGTCGTGGCTTCGACGCTGGCGATCGGGCGGCTCGAGCGCGTGTAGCGGCGTTCGAGCGGGTTCCACGCGTCCTGGTCGAGCTCGACCGTCACGGCCGCCGAGACCGGATGGCCGAGCAGATCCTTCGTGCTCACGTCCACCTGCGCGGGCCGGCCGGCGAGGAACAGCCCCGAGACGGGCACGACGCTCAACGTGAACAGTCCACGGCCGACGAGAGCCGTGCCGCGCGAGCTGACGACGCGCTGCGAGCCGTCCACGACCTCGACCTCGAGCGACAGCCGCCGGTCGTACGAGACCCGTTGCGGCGTGAAGGGCAGCGCGACGCGGCCGTCCACGTCGGTTCGCGCCTCGCCGGACTCGAGCATGCGGCCGAAGCCCCCGGTTTCCCCGCCTTCTCCCCAGTCGCTCCCGCCCCGCAGGCGCGTCTCGAAGAGCGTCCAGCGCACCGTCGCGCCGACGACCGGAGCGCCGAAGAAATAGCTGGCCGTGATGGCGAAGCGCACTTCGTCGCCGTTCACGTACACCGGACGGTCGGGCGTCACGTCCACGCCGAACTCGGGTTTGCGGTACTGCTGGATCGCGACGATCGCGGACCCGCTCGCGCGCCCGGCGGTGGCCGAGAGCGACCAGTCCCCGAGCGGCGCGTCGGCCGGAATCACGACGCTGCCGTCGGCGGAGCCGGAGGCCGACAGGGACGCCCCGCTCACGTCGAGGCTGGAACCCTCCGGCCCCGAAAGCTTCAGCGTGACCGGATCGCCCGCGGCGGGCAGCGACCAGGCGTCACCGCTCGCCTGCCGCGTGAACAGCTTCCAGTACACGGTCTGCCCGGGGCGGTAGATGGGCCGCTCGGTGAACAGGAACAGCCGGTCGCCGCCGCCCTGGGCCTCGCCCGAGAGCGGGGATTCGAGGAT
Above is a window of Candidatus Eisenbacteria bacterium DNA encoding:
- a CDS encoding DUF4142 domain-containing protein: MSFSGARRVLVTLALGAAMSIAPSARAESPASSAANTAKLSDANIAAIVLAANTIDVKNGELAIARTRNKSVKEFAQLMVTDHTSVNAKATALATRLKLVPQPNQASRSLIASTDSTRNAMRKLSRSAFDRAYVNNEVAYHQAVLDMLDKTIVPAVENQELKDLLVAVRPAFVAHLEHAKMIQASLSSK
- a CDS encoding cupredoxin family copper-binding protein — encoded protein: MALGAAIVLAAGCGPSPHRAPVSYRVDIRAMKYEPAVVRAARGDTVRWTNGDLVPHTVTSSTRAFDSGSLAPDSSWTLVIGQDGALSYSCQFHPAMRGSLVVAP
- a CDS encoding transcriptional regulator, which produces MDTKHFAKQLQSLAALDEPVRRRLYLYVVRLGREVGRDEAARAIGASRGLVAFHLDKLVEADLLRASFRRLSGRAGPGAGRPSKLYRRAEGQFDLSVPQRRYELAAHILAQALAASPADDRRESLVRAAREWGARLAADSSEGGKPGPALTRASRVLRVCGFEPRTTPDGEVVLGNCPFDSLSADRRELICGMNLALIEGLLSGLGLPGVEARLAPREGCCCVALRERSAKG
- a CDS encoding MATE family efflux transporter; protein product: MSGPDAGPDSLRLPVPRALFRLALPILASQVLRLAFQWVDALWVRGLGVDATAAITTSVFVMWAVLSLYDVFGFGIGAYVSQLVGAGERRRAGLAAWKGLRASAAMGLAGVVAGLFFARPIYSLVTTDPGVVEAGASYLRIVLLGTPLIMMSLSCESVLRACGDTRTPFLVDLFAVTLNALLAPVLIYGLGPFPRMGVAGAATATVAAQAVMLGCYATFALRRHPSLPLARSAEGPPLRVLGMAKVGLPAASIGLLFSLVYIAFTRAASQWGPAAVAVVGIVNRVEAIQFVVSAAIGFAAATMVGQSLGAGASARAEETIRTGQRWALLFSLALTALYLIWPRLFLAMFTRDPQVLALGTPYMRVIALTLVATGLEIVTAEAVMGSGHTLAVSWIYTIVSLARIPLAMLVPRWTGGGLQSIAWLITLTCVVRTGAILMWAARGTWKRGLATELHGHAATATAEDPGAAV
- a CDS encoding FAD-dependent oxidoreductase, coding for MQYRYVIVGGGLAAASAIEGIRSRDREGGILLFSRENHLPYRRSPLSKDAWTPGFDLGALAVHPDSYYDEMQVEVRLRREVVELDPDSRVLWDERGESVGFDELLFATGCRPRRLHAEGAAESPSVRYYRDLEDFLDLQRRIEQLQHATVVGGGFVAVELAGTLRARGLQVTLVFPEEWPLYRQLPRSLGTGLVEVLRDMGVEIVSGETLVRIHEAHGFVQARTYGGNDLTTQLVVVDQGSEAQVELADAAGLDTDDGIVVDEHGRASKPHTWAAGDVAEFPYLALGQLMRVEGADHAGQHGRLVGENMAGADRTYDHLPLKGFQIGSLRFEGVGELSSRLDSDEVWPEPGREGVIFYLRDDVVRGVLLCNVPDRLEWARDLIRAAKPMSAAERAALLPVKA
- a CDS encoding CPBP family intramembrane metalloprotease encodes the protein MTTHAPNPIDWLLLVLLALGLPLRAWLAMRRLRAASEDEAARLRPRLWLRAITTQWLLSAAVILQWLVTRRPLDSLSLSPALGWGAAGVLLGVAVMAVLFGAQRRGLASSPEVAARLSERLAPVKRLMPASRAEWPGFVALCLTAGVCEELLFRGFLLWLFAQFLPAWWQAALAQAALFGIAHAYQGARGVLQTFAVGVFLTGVMWISGAIWPAMLVHALLDLNSGDFAVRIAGLQRSREVRPA
- a CDS encoding response regulator transcription factor, whose protein sequence is MTDPFSNERAARTRAIVAWLLVGAAVSGTIDLVTDSPGLWRGSHAYVELSFIVFVAVAAVLLLRGWLSTERSLAGVRAALATRKAERDRWQAVAQNALRGLGEAMDRQFDDWALTPAEKETAMFLLKGYSHKETAGLTKRSERTVRQHAVSVYRKSGLSGRAELAAFFFEDMLLPSGGGEAPGAGPASRES
- a CDS encoding dicarboxylate/amino acid:cation symporter, whose product is MLIGLAAGLLLGAGAHLLWHDSVALERFVRLVSEPGGRIFLRLLFMLVLPLIVSALALGVAGLGDLRNLGRIGLKTFAYTVVVSLIAVLIGVATINLVRPGAGLSPGLRERLSALASGAPPPAPAAGATGVDFLVGLFPNNPIRAMADGDMLAVMVFALLLGIGLAMTRGDAARRFEDTLQGLYDVVMRLLGLVLEVAPLGVACLMFTLTARLGLGVLWQLGAYVFAVVLALSVHQFVVYPALVAWLGGRSPRQFFLAIRPAMVTAFSTASSNATLPTALLVAEENLRLPRHVSRFVLTLGSTANQNGTALFEGMTVLFLAQFYGVPLTLAQQVSVVFICVLGGIGTAGVPAGSIPVVVMILGMVGIPAEGIGMILGVDRFLDMCRTTLNVTGDLAAAVVVARGEPDAAARSLD